One genomic region from Equus asinus isolate D_3611 breed Donkey chromosome 8, EquAss-T2T_v2, whole genome shotgun sequence encodes:
- the LOC139045873 gene encoding butyrophilin subfamily 3 member A3-like isoform X1, with the protein MKMASSIDFPLLHLFACLVLVQLLTPCSAQFSVIGPPGPILAMVGEDADLPCHLSPKMSAETMELMWVRSSLREVVYEYANGKEVEENQMAEYRGRTSILRDGITEGKATLRIYDVTASDSGNYLCYFQDENFYEKAMVELEVAALGSDCHIEMKGHEDGGIHLDCMSTGWYPRPEIQWIDAKGTDMPAVPGPLELDGAGLYAVAASVIVKDDSEDEVSCIIRNPLLRQEKSARISIADPFFWRARPWIVALAGTLPVLLLLLAGAAYFLWKQQQVIEREQAEKEEERRERGCLQRILRGLKSLDYDEWKMALFQAADVILDPDTANPNLLVSEDQRSLQWVYQRQNLPDNPKRFDSHYSVLGCESFTSGRHFWEVEVGDRKNWHVGVCMENVERKYSIYRAPRNGFWTMELSNGEDYQALTYFRTKLTIANPPQRVGVFLDYENGEVSLYNAVDGSHIYTFPQTSFSGPLCPIFGISTLDPTALTICPALT; encoded by the exons ATGAAAATGGCAAGTTCCATAGATTTCCCTCTGCTCCACCTCTTTGCCTGCCTCGTCTTGGTCCAGCTGCTTACCCCTTGCTCAG CTCAGTTTTCTGTGATTGGACCCCCTGGCCCCATCCTCGCCATGGTGGGTGAAGACGCTGATTTACCCTGTCATCTTTCCCCGAAGATGAGTGCGGAGACCATGGAGCTAATGTGGGTGAGATCCAGCCTTAGGGAGGTAGTATATGAGTATGCAAATGGGAAGGAGGTAGAAGAGAATCAGATGGCAGAGTATCGAGGGAGAACTTCGATTTTAAGAGATGGCATCACTGAAGGGAAGGCTACTCTCCGAATTTATGATGTCACAGCCTCTGACAGTGGAAACTACCTGTGTTATTTCCAAGATGAAAACTTCTATGAAAAAGCCATGGTGGAGCTGGAAGTTGCAG CATTGGGTTCTGATTGTCACATTGAAATGAAGGGTCATGAGGATGGAGGGATCCATTTGGATTGCATGTCCACTGGCTGGTATCCTCGACCCGAAATACAGTGGATAGACGCCAAGGGAACAGACATGCCAGCTGTGCCAGGACCTTTGGAGTTGGACGGAGCAGGTCTGTATGCAGTCGCAGCATCTGTGATCGTGAAAGATGACTCTGAAGACGAGGTATCCTGTATCATCAGAAATCCCCTCCTCAGGCAGGAAAAGTCAGCCAGGATTTCCATTGCAG ACCCCTTCTTCTGGAGAGCCAGGCCCTGGATAGTAGCTTTGGCTGGGACCCTGCCTGTCTTGCTGCTGCTTCTTGCAGGGGCTGCTTACTTCCTCTGGAAACAGCAGCAGGTGatagagagagagcaagcagaaaaggaagaggaacgAAGGGAAAGAG GGTGCCTCCAGCGTATACTGC GTGGATTGAAGTCTCTGGACTATGATG AATGGAAGATGGCCCTCTTCCAAGCTG CGGATGTGATTCTGGATCCAGACACAGCAAACCCCAATCTCCTTGTTTCTGAGGACCAGAGGAGCTTGCAGTGGGTGTACCAACGACAGAATCTGCCAGACAACCCTAAGAGATTTGATTCGCATTACTCTGTGCTTGGCTGCGAGAGCTTCACATCAGGGAGACATTtctgggaggtggaggtgggagatAGGAAAAACTGGCATGTCGGGGTGTGCATGGAGAATGTGGAGAGGAAATACTCCATTTATAGAGCACCCAGAAATGGATTCTGGACTATGGAGCTGTCTAATGGGGAAGACTATCAAGCTCTCACTTACTTCAGGACCAAGCTGACAATTGCCAACCCTCCTCAAAGAGTGGGGGTTTTCCTGGACTATGAGAATGGTGAGGTCTCACTCTACAATGCTGTGGATGGATCTCATATCTACACGTTCCCGCAAACCTCCTTCTCCGGGCCTCTGTGCCCTATTTTTGGAATTTCAACACTAGATCCCACTGCCTTGACCATTTGCCCAGCACTGACCTGA
- the LOC139045873 gene encoding butyrophilin subfamily 3 member A3-like isoform X2: protein MKMASSIDFPLLHLFACLVLVQLLTPCSAQFSVIGPPGPILAMVGEDADLPCHLSPKMSAETMELMWVRSSLREVVYEYANGKEVEENQMAEYRGRTSILRDGITEGKATLRIYDVTASDSGNYLCYFQDENFYEKAMVELEVAALGSDCHIEMKGHEDGGIHLDCMSTGWYPRPEIQWIDAKGTDMPAVPGPLELDGADPFFWRARPWIVALAGTLPVLLLLLAGAAYFLWKQQQVIEREQAEKEEERRERGCLQRILRGLKSLDYDEWKMALFQAADVILDPDTANPNLLVSEDQRSLQWVYQRQNLPDNPKRFDSHYSVLGCESFTSGRHFWEVEVGDRKNWHVGVCMENVERKYSIYRAPRNGFWTMELSNGEDYQALTYFRTKLTIANPPQRVGVFLDYENGEVSLYNAVDGSHIYTFPQTSFSGPLCPIFGISTLDPTALTICPALT from the exons ATGAAAATGGCAAGTTCCATAGATTTCCCTCTGCTCCACCTCTTTGCCTGCCTCGTCTTGGTCCAGCTGCTTACCCCTTGCTCAG CTCAGTTTTCTGTGATTGGACCCCCTGGCCCCATCCTCGCCATGGTGGGTGAAGACGCTGATTTACCCTGTCATCTTTCCCCGAAGATGAGTGCGGAGACCATGGAGCTAATGTGGGTGAGATCCAGCCTTAGGGAGGTAGTATATGAGTATGCAAATGGGAAGGAGGTAGAAGAGAATCAGATGGCAGAGTATCGAGGGAGAACTTCGATTTTAAGAGATGGCATCACTGAAGGGAAGGCTACTCTCCGAATTTATGATGTCACAGCCTCTGACAGTGGAAACTACCTGTGTTATTTCCAAGATGAAAACTTCTATGAAAAAGCCATGGTGGAGCTGGAAGTTGCAG CATTGGGTTCTGATTGTCACATTGAAATGAAGGGTCATGAGGATGGAGGGATCCATTTGGATTGCATGTCCACTGGCTGGTATCCTCGACCCGAAATACAGTGGATAGACGCCAAGGGAACAGACATGCCAGCTGTGCCAGGACCTTTGGAGTTGGACGGAGCAG ACCCCTTCTTCTGGAGAGCCAGGCCCTGGATAGTAGCTTTGGCTGGGACCCTGCCTGTCTTGCTGCTGCTTCTTGCAGGGGCTGCTTACTTCCTCTGGAAACAGCAGCAGGTGatagagagagagcaagcagaaaaggaagaggaacgAAGGGAAAGAG GGTGCCTCCAGCGTATACTGC GTGGATTGAAGTCTCTGGACTATGATG AATGGAAGATGGCCCTCTTCCAAGCTG CGGATGTGATTCTGGATCCAGACACAGCAAACCCCAATCTCCTTGTTTCTGAGGACCAGAGGAGCTTGCAGTGGGTGTACCAACGACAGAATCTGCCAGACAACCCTAAGAGATTTGATTCGCATTACTCTGTGCTTGGCTGCGAGAGCTTCACATCAGGGAGACATTtctgggaggtggaggtgggagatAGGAAAAACTGGCATGTCGGGGTGTGCATGGAGAATGTGGAGAGGAAATACTCCATTTATAGAGCACCCAGAAATGGATTCTGGACTATGGAGCTGTCTAATGGGGAAGACTATCAAGCTCTCACTTACTTCAGGACCAAGCTGACAATTGCCAACCCTCCTCAAAGAGTGGGGGTTTTCCTGGACTATGAGAATGGTGAGGTCTCACTCTACAATGCTGTGGATGGATCTCATATCTACACGTTCCCGCAAACCTCCTTCTCCGGGCCTCTGTGCCCTATTTTTGGAATTTCAACACTAGATCCCACTGCCTTGACCATTTGCCCAGCACTGACCTGA
- the LOC139045873 gene encoding butyrophilin subfamily 3 member A3-like isoform X3, with protein MKMASSIDFPLLHLFACLVLVQLLTPCSAQFSVIGPPGPILAMVGEDADLPCHLSPKMSAETMELMWVRSSLREVVYEYANGKEVEENQMAEYRGRTSILRDGITEGKATLRIYDVTASDSGNYLCYFQDENFYEKAMVELEVADPFFWRARPWIVALAGTLPVLLLLLAGAAYFLWKQQQVIEREQAEKEEERRERGCLQRILRGLKSLDYDEWKMALFQAADVILDPDTANPNLLVSEDQRSLQWVYQRQNLPDNPKRFDSHYSVLGCESFTSGRHFWEVEVGDRKNWHVGVCMENVERKYSIYRAPRNGFWTMELSNGEDYQALTYFRTKLTIANPPQRVGVFLDYENGEVSLYNAVDGSHIYTFPQTSFSGPLCPIFGISTLDPTALTICPALT; from the exons ATGAAAATGGCAAGTTCCATAGATTTCCCTCTGCTCCACCTCTTTGCCTGCCTCGTCTTGGTCCAGCTGCTTACCCCTTGCTCAG CTCAGTTTTCTGTGATTGGACCCCCTGGCCCCATCCTCGCCATGGTGGGTGAAGACGCTGATTTACCCTGTCATCTTTCCCCGAAGATGAGTGCGGAGACCATGGAGCTAATGTGGGTGAGATCCAGCCTTAGGGAGGTAGTATATGAGTATGCAAATGGGAAGGAGGTAGAAGAGAATCAGATGGCAGAGTATCGAGGGAGAACTTCGATTTTAAGAGATGGCATCACTGAAGGGAAGGCTACTCTCCGAATTTATGATGTCACAGCCTCTGACAGTGGAAACTACCTGTGTTATTTCCAAGATGAAAACTTCTATGAAAAAGCCATGGTGGAGCTGGAAGTTGCAG ACCCCTTCTTCTGGAGAGCCAGGCCCTGGATAGTAGCTTTGGCTGGGACCCTGCCTGTCTTGCTGCTGCTTCTTGCAGGGGCTGCTTACTTCCTCTGGAAACAGCAGCAGGTGatagagagagagcaagcagaaaaggaagaggaacgAAGGGAAAGAG GGTGCCTCCAGCGTATACTGC GTGGATTGAAGTCTCTGGACTATGATG AATGGAAGATGGCCCTCTTCCAAGCTG CGGATGTGATTCTGGATCCAGACACAGCAAACCCCAATCTCCTTGTTTCTGAGGACCAGAGGAGCTTGCAGTGGGTGTACCAACGACAGAATCTGCCAGACAACCCTAAGAGATTTGATTCGCATTACTCTGTGCTTGGCTGCGAGAGCTTCACATCAGGGAGACATTtctgggaggtggaggtgggagatAGGAAAAACTGGCATGTCGGGGTGTGCATGGAGAATGTGGAGAGGAAATACTCCATTTATAGAGCACCCAGAAATGGATTCTGGACTATGGAGCTGTCTAATGGGGAAGACTATCAAGCTCTCACTTACTTCAGGACCAAGCTGACAATTGCCAACCCTCCTCAAAGAGTGGGGGTTTTCCTGGACTATGAGAATGGTGAGGTCTCACTCTACAATGCTGTGGATGGATCTCATATCTACACGTTCCCGCAAACCTCCTTCTCCGGGCCTCTGTGCCCTATTTTTGGAATTTCAACACTAGATCCCACTGCCTTGACCATTTGCCCAGCACTGACCTGA